From the genome of Bordetella sp. H567, one region includes:
- a CDS encoding aromatic ring-hydroxylating oxygenase subunit alpha, whose protein sequence is MDTPQTAAAPRPSLAWPEGGVTRVPFQVFSDPEIYAMEQQKIFRGPVWHYLCLEAEIPNKGDIRTTWVGDTPIIVTRDENGRVHAMINRCAHKGALVCLKDHDNRHSLTCVYHAWNYGLDGQLKGVAFRNGVRGKGGMPEDFDPGCHRLEPLRIERFGGIVFGTHSEQTEPLRQFLGEKISAFLARNMDQPLKVLGKHSQIIHNNWKLYAENVRDSYHATLLHTFYTTFRVNRLDMDGGIILSDKKWHHISYSKRATLAPAAEYQESAVHSAQYDSELAGPALLQAWDAYEDNITHSIQTVFPTLVIQLTLNSLAVRFFVPRGVDKTELFWIFLGHEDDTPEQEKMRIMQANLTGAAGLVALEDGCINSFVQRGTHGSPDRAAFIEMGGRVAESNESSRATEAAVRGFWHGYREIMGFGEAA, encoded by the coding sequence ATGGATACCCCTCAAACCGCGGCCGCGCCGCGCCCATCGCTGGCCTGGCCGGAGGGCGGCGTGACGCGCGTCCCCTTCCAGGTGTTTTCGGATCCGGAGATCTATGCCATGGAGCAGCAGAAGATCTTCCGCGGCCCGGTCTGGCACTACCTGTGCCTGGAGGCGGAAATCCCCAACAAAGGGGACATCCGTACCACCTGGGTGGGCGACACGCCCATCATCGTGACGCGCGACGAAAATGGCCGCGTGCACGCGATGATCAACCGCTGCGCGCACAAGGGCGCGCTCGTTTGCCTGAAGGACCACGACAACCGGCATTCGCTGACCTGTGTCTACCATGCGTGGAACTACGGCCTGGACGGACAGCTGAAAGGCGTGGCGTTTCGCAACGGCGTGCGCGGCAAGGGCGGCATGCCGGAAGACTTCGATCCCGGCTGCCACCGGCTCGAACCGCTACGCATCGAGCGCTTCGGCGGCATCGTCTTCGGCACGCATTCCGAGCAGACCGAGCCGCTGCGGCAGTTCCTGGGCGAAAAGATTTCCGCCTTCCTGGCGCGGAACATGGACCAGCCGCTGAAGGTCCTGGGCAAGCACAGCCAGATCATTCACAACAACTGGAAGCTGTACGCCGAAAACGTGCGCGACTCCTACCATGCGACGCTGCTGCACACCTTCTACACCACCTTCCGCGTGAATCGCCTGGACATGGATGGCGGCATCATCCTGTCGGACAAGAAATGGCACCACATCAGCTATTCCAAGCGCGCCACGCTCGCGCCTGCGGCGGAATACCAGGAATCCGCGGTGCACTCCGCACAATACGATTCCGAGCTCGCGGGTCCGGCGCTGCTGCAAGCCTGGGATGCCTATGAAGACAACATCACCCACAGCATCCAGACGGTCTTTCCGACCCTGGTGATCCAGCTGACGCTGAATTCGCTGGCGGTGCGCTTCTTCGTGCCGCGCGGCGTGGACAAGACCGAACTGTTCTGGATCTTCCTGGGCCACGAGGACGACACGCCGGAACAGGAAAAAATGCGCATCATGCAGGCCAACCTGACCGGCGCCGCCGGGCTGGTGGCGCTGGAGGACGGCTGCATCAATTCCTTCGTGCAACGGGGCACGCACGGCAGTCCGGATCGCGCCGCCTTTATCGAAATGGGCGGGCGTGTCGCCGAATCAAACGAATCGTCCCGGGCGACCGAGGCCGCCGTGCGCGGATTCTGGCATGGCTACCGGGAAATCATGGGCTTCGGGGAGGCGGCGTGA